NNNNNNNNNNNNNNNNNNNNNNNNNNNNNNNNNNNNNNNNNNNNNNNNNNNNNNNNNNNNNNNNNNNNNNNNNNNNNNNNNNNNNNNNNNNNNNNNNNNNNNNNNNNNNNNNNNNNNNNNNNNNNNNNNNNNNNNNNNNNNNNNNNNNNNNNNNNNNNNNNNNNNNNNNNNNNNNNNNNNNNNNNNNNNNNNNNNNNNNNNNNNNNNNNNNNNNNNNNNNNNNNNNNNNNNNNNNNNNNNNNNNNNNNNNNNNNNNNNNNNNNNNNNNNNNNNNNNNNNNNNNNNNNNNNNNNNNNNNNNNNNNNNNNNNNNNNNNNNNNNNNNNNNNNNNNNNNNNNNNNNNNNNNNNNNNNNNNNNNNNNNNNNNNNNNNNNNNNNNNNNNNNNNNNNNNNNNNNNNNNNNNNNNNNNNNNNNNNNNNNNNNNNNNNNNNNNNNNNNNNNNNNNNNNNNNNNNNNNNNNNNNNNNNNNNNNNNNNNNNNNNNNNNNNNNNNNNNNNNNNNNNNNNNNNNNNNNNNNNNNNNNNNNNNNNNNNNNNNNNNNNNNNNNNNNNNNNNNNNNNNNNNNNNNNNNNNNNNNNNNNNNNNNNNNNNNNNNNNNNNNNNNNNNNNNNNNNNNNNNNNNNNNNNNNNNNNNNNNNNNNNNNNNNNNNNNNNNNNNNNNNNNNNNNNNNNNNNNNNNNNNNNNNNNNNNNNNNNNNNNNNNNNNNNNNNNNNNNNNNNNNNNNNNNNNNNNNNNNNNNNNNNNNNNNNNNNNNNNNNNNNNNNNNNNNNNNNNNNNNNNNNNNNNNNNNNNNNNNNNNNNNNNNNNNNNNNNNNNNNNNNNNNNNNNNNNNNNNNNNNNNNNNNNNNNNNNNNNNNNNNNNNNNNNNNNNNNNNNNNNNNNNNNNNNNNNNNNNNNNNNNNNNNNNNNNNNNNNNNNNNNNNNNNNNNNNNNNNNNNNNNNNNNNNNNNNNNNNNNNNNNNNNNNNNNNNNNNNNNNNNNNNNNNNNNNNNNNNNNNNNNNNNNNNNNNNNNNNNNNNNNNNNNNNNNNNNNNNNNNNNNNNNNNNNNNNNNNNNNNNNNNNNNNNNNNNNNNNNNNNNNNNNNNNNNNNNNNNNNNNNNNNNNNNNNNNNNNNNNNNNNNNNNNNNNNNNNNNNNNNNNNNNNNNNNNNNNNNNNNNNNNNNNNNNCCACAGCCCAACACAGATCCAGGTGATCCACTGCCAGATCCAAATGTCCTTGAGTCAACGGCTCTGCAAGATCTAGCTGATCCTCTGCCAGGTCTGTCTGTCCTTGAGCCTCAGCTGGATCAGTTCGTTTTTGAGTCAACGGTTGTGCAGGATCTAGCTGATGAAATGGCGGATGTGTATGTCTTTGAGTCTCAGCTGGATAAGTCCATCCTTGAGTCGACGGTTCTGCAGGATTCAGCTGATCCAATGCCAGATCTGTTCGTCCTTGAGCCTCAGCTGGATCAGTTCATCTCTAAGTCGATGGCTATGCAGGATCCAGCTAATCCTCAGCCAGATCCAATCGTCCTTGAGCCGACAGCTCTGCAGGATTCGGCTGATCTTTCAGAAGATCTGCAGCCTGGTTCATCTGACCCTAAACGAGATCCAGATGCTTCAAAGATGACACCTGTTGAAGGACGATCTGGCATTCTGCCAGTGGGTCTGCAGGATCCAGCTGTACCTCAGGCGGGTCCAACTTGATCAAGATTCAGATGAAGATGATTCTCTTCCAGGTCCATCTGGTCTTGAGCCAGCAGCTCCAAAATATCCAGCTGCTTCCAAGCACAGACGAATCGGAGATGGAACCAGTTTCAGAGCAGCCTGTTTCACCGATCCAACTCCTGGTGAGTCTTTTTCCACTTGTTACCTTTTCTTGTTCCTACACTGATTGTTTCTTATCTGTtggtaaatgtaaatgataaatCTACTCTTGACCAAGTAGTATTATTTTCCTGATtgactttttaaagaaatgttgttGTAAAGTAATTGATTATCctgctgttttattttcagaCTCAGCATTAGTCTGAAACACTGTCCATATTTAGTCTCCTTGTTTCTGATGTGAACAGgatgtgtgtatttattcaaacaaaaaagcTATTGGACTTCATGTAAAACTGTGACTCTCATATATTAACATGTTCCTTTGGTGCATTTTTGCAGTTCCATTTGATGAAATTTACGAAGTGGGAAGGAAGCTCGGAGAAGGAGGCTTCGGCGCTGTGTACGAAGGGGTTTACAAGCTTCTACGTGAACAGGTCGCCATCAAATTCGTCCCTAAGAGACAAAGGGACCGGTTTATTGAAATTGTAAGTTGTCAAAACCTAAcgtgtatatttaaatacaaaaaatatatatattttgaatacaaGTGAGAGCTGATATTGAACTCCTAATTACTGAACTCTCTTTTCTCTAGCCTGGTTGTTCCAAGCCGCTGTTTGTGGAAGTGGCTCTGAACCTGCTCCTGAAGCGACCACCATTAAGCCCTTACATCTTGCACATGCTGGAGTGGTTCGAAGAGAAGGATCGATACATCCTGATCCTGGAGCGTCCGCAACCCTGCAAGGACCTGCTCAAATTCATGCTTAACGACATGCAGCTACTGGATGAAGCAAAGACACGTAGCCTGATGTGCCAAGTGGTGATGGCAGCCAAACACTGTCTCGAACGAGGTGTCTTCCACCGCGACATCAAGTTAAATAACATGCTGATCAATACAGAGACGAACCAAGTCAAACTGATTGACTTTGGCTGCGGTGACCTCGTGAAACCAGGCTACCTGGGTGGTTTTGCAGGTGAGTTGGCTTTTTGTGTTCCTGTTGCAGTGAGACTGAGATGTCAGTTTCTTGTTTAGTGATGCTGCTGACTTTTACAGTATAAACTAATTTTTGTTTAACCTAAATATCTCTTGCTTACAGGAGGAGTCTGCCCACCAGAGTACTACAGGGAATTAAGATATGAGGCAGGGTCAACGACCGTCTGGTCTCTAGGCTTTATGATGTACTCAATGGTGTACAAACGTCAACCCTTTAGATGTCTAGAAGACCTGATGGAATGCAACCTGAAGTTTAGGCGCACAATATCCACAGGTGAGAGAGAACAATTAACTACCATTAACACatgacagtaatattgttaaacaGACGTGCTACATATTTCaacattaatttcatatatGACTATGTGCACATGTCGTATGGACATAAAGGATGTAGTGTACGTGACTAaccaatgcttttgggaaaacTTGTACAGAATTGCAGGATTTGATATGCCGCTGCATGGCTCTTGACCCAACTGAGAGACCAACAGTAGACGAGATCCTACAGCATGAATGGTTTCAGCAGGGACAAATGACAGGAGAAGCTCAGGATTAGGTAGTGTAACTTTGGAGGGAAGGCAGAGGATGACAGAAATCACGCAGGTCCAAGCAGTGCTGCCATGAGCTTCAACTTCCCTTTACATCAGTATTTTAGCAGATGCTCCAAATCGGCCCCACTGAGGAAGATTTGCCAAACTATTCAGTATGGATCGATAgatagcaaaaaaatatatgtaatatatgtgaccctggaccacaaaatcagtcataagtgtacatttctcgacatttagatttatacatcatctgaaagctgaataaataagctttccgttgatgtatggtttgttaggacaatatttggccgagatacaaatatttgaaaatctggaatcagaACTGAGGGGAAATTATAAATAGGAGCAGAATTATCCtaattaatatattcaaattattgGGTGGGTggagatatatttatttaataaaaaatgaaaaaaaatattttgtgtaaatgtttattttgttactttgtGTTGTCAgttactcacacacacacattttatgaaTAGGGACATTGCATAGacttctgttattattataaagagCCTTTACAGATGTTATTCAGTGttggggtaatgcattacaagtaatgtgaattacgtaatcagattacttctTTCAAGTAGCTAGgtaagtaatgcattactttttaactagcaagaaaatatctgagttatttCAAATGAGTAATGccaattacttttttcccatttattgactgacagctcgccTGTCCCCATGCTGAAAGAATTCAGgatgttactttagttctagaataaatgctaacatgcattcattcatctcactccccaaaaaaaaaaaaagaaacagatttATGTATTCCTCAAaaggaataaaaacagtgaaatgcaactcagaatatgaagcaaatctgcaataattaaatgttaaataatacaaatatcctttatgtatttaatcacattttattaaccagtgtctttgctgctgacctttgatgatccaattcagCTGCACTAatgagcaaaaattactcaagataaactaatatttgttcttcttttctttttcttccattacttttaaaagtaactttccccaacactggatgTTATTATAGatactatatatataacctAACTCTAACATAAGAtacaattaaaaactaaattaaagctGTAATCAGCGTTGAAAGGGTTGCACCCAGGCTCACCGccacccggtggctttaggaaaacagcgaacGGTGAGCAATATggatttaaagtggtaaatatagtaGGAATatttcaaagtcatttatatgtgccaaacttcctgctgccagccagtggcactatgactataactggatattggcatatagatgtcttcaagccaggactttgatcaaacatatgaagtttggtgcagattaaacattgtatgtttgagttagtatAAAACTtgacatatcctgttgccaacaagTGGCGCgattatatctgaatattggccttcagatgtgttcaggccaggactcttatcaaacatgaaGTTTgtggcagatcagacattgtatggctgagttacaacaacttcctctTACATGGTGAAACATTGAACTTTGAACAGACACGCCCTTTAAAGAAAACTTAAGATTTTCGCAATTCAAaatcgcaaaggcctttagattagactgaccaaatataacgTTGATGTCATGAAATCTCTATGAGGTGTTTGTTAGAGCATAAAACATGtaacttcctgttgccagcaggtggcgctatgattataactgaatatggtcatgggcatgtgttcaggacaagACTCttattggacattgtatgcctgaattgtaacaacttcctgtttcatggcaaaacatcgaagtttgtcaggccgccacggacacgtcCTTCAATGAAAACTTAAGATCTTCGtcatttaacgtcacaaagagctttagattacactgaccaaatttggtgttgatctgtttaaatctctaggggGAGTTCGTTAAAATACAACACCTGAAAATAGCcaaaatggcacaaaacttgcaaaataacagacttcctgttgggtttcggtcTTTGTACTgggggacttttttgtaggtattggtctGTTACATGTGTTTcccgaatttcgtacatgtatgtgaaacagaGCTCGAGGGGCACCTTGttaaaattttataggtggcgctattgagccattttgccatacccacttctgaaacccatatccaaacctttttaataagttttcaagcatgtttaagccctcaaaaatgcgattcattttggagaagcaACTGAGTAACTCCAATAGGGTCCCCGCACCATCTGTGTTTAGGCCTTAAAaagatttacttttttaatagtttttacaAATAAGGATGTCCCCAATAGGAGGGTTTGCCAGATTTAGCATAATTCTGAATATAAATTTGTGCCCAATGGTTAAGTAGGTGTAaatagacacaaacacacatttttgttaaaatgttaagcCATTTGTGTGTAAATAACAGCTAACATTTagttatgctaaaaaaaaatgcacaaaaaaggCTCTTTTAAAAAGTGCCTGTAAAAGACAGCTGAGCCAGTGGAAGTAGTTAGAGGGTGGAGTAACACAAAGATTTTTTGGCAGCcctggtcttttttttttttttaagtgtatgaAAAGAGCAGTCTTTTTATGTCctgcagaaaaaagaaagtcatacagatttggaaagaTGTGAAggtaagtaaatacattttaatttttgggtgaatgatCCTTTTAACGATCCCTTGTGTTTTTACCATATTGTTAGATTGGAGTGATTCCCTCAATGGAATAAGCTGGGAATAAAGCTGTTCGGCTGCTTACCAGATGACCTCTGTACCAGCACCAGGTTTTTTTCCCCACTTCCACAAAAAATCATCTGGTAcagtatattaataacaatCTATATACTGTGCAGCAACTTCtgttcaataaaaaatacacagcaAACCCTGTTTGTATTTTTCTGTCTCCTCATGGAGGTTCTTCAGCTGGTCAGGAGTGACAGATGCATCTGTCTCATATGGGCTGCAGTCGGTTTCtccactgtatgtgtgtgatgcGCCGGTAGGTCTTCTTAGCTCCCTTCCTCTGCAACTCAGCATGCCACACATAACCACAATACAACAACTGAACCGATGAAGATTAGAAAAGGGTTAGTTGAACTGGAAATTGTGAAAAAGGTTATAATCACTGATGTCAGCTCTCACGTGTTCAGCGTCAGATACGTGCTTTGGGGCTCATAGGATTTTTAGAGCAGCTCAGGATTCATGATCGGCACAAATGAGtgtatattttctatttgactGGACCATTATGGCAGATGATAGGCCTGTGTGCGCAGTCAGCATTGCAACTTACAGaggaccctatgaaatccatttaattttttcctgaattccattttatttgtttccaaattctatttttccatttaaatttttctggatccCGTTTTTTGCGTTTAaaattttctagactctgttttaatggttacatttaaaaaatgcaataatgaaaaagcatgtctaattaattgaaattatgaaacttacacaatttaacagcaatttattaaaaggccctataaaatatgttttttttttattttaccaaattcagttttatttttataaaattctgtttttaacaaattctgttaacaaatgtaatatttaaaagcatctctaattaagagaaaattttatttaaaaaaataataattattttatttatttcttttttcagaaatactgttgtattttttagaataaaatacgCATTTTCATGCACCTTGAACCTTTATAAAATCAGCTTTTATAAAAGGACTTCCTATGAtatcttaataaaaatatatatttacagtaaaacaaatgTGTTCTACAACAAGTGACGTGTTAACCTATAGATCAATTtttaattatctgtaattttgtgATTTGCAACTGCTTGATGTACAACTGTAGACAATCAAGTGATATATTATGtacttattaattatattactaATATACTTAAATATGATATACTGATatacttttctttttacataaacaGTAAACAATCTGACGTCTTGGTAAATTACCTTAGAGTTAAAATTAGGTTGCTATATAATTAAAACCTCTTAAAAGGTAAATACAGTAAGGATCTGTTCTGAAAACAAACAGTAAAGTTTTCAaaatttgtaatgaaaataataaaaatggcttTCAAGAGGATTTCAAACTCAAATAATGCCCATGCAATAATGTCTGaaagttttttgtgttttcaggcGATAGGTTTTTGAGAAACAGCTCAGAAATGTAAGTCATAAtaaaatttgttgttttaaagttGAATCTTTTCGATGAATCAGTTCACAAATGATTAACAAGTCAAACAGATATACTGTAAACCAGTTATAATCGataacaagtaaaaaaaaaagcctgaaaacagcaaaaataggCCATCTTAGTTATTGTCTCAGTTATTGATTGTAGTGAAAATTACCTCAGGACTTCAGTATGACTACTGTAATGTATTCATCAGCAGATTTTGTATGTTGTAAGGTACTACTTTTGTCTTGGCAGAAGCTTTAAGATAACGTacaaataatttgtgttttcacCTGGTACTTGATCAAACTGTTGAAAAAACACCTCTTTTCTCTGCAGAAAAATACAAGCATAgttcaaatgttattttaatgatcAAAAGGATAAAATATGACAGTACTTCAACAGGCAGTGCTGAAGTGTCGACTGCATGTGAATGAGAGCGGTGTGTCTTTTGTTCACACATTTCAGGACATGAGAGTCCTCCCTGTCCATTTCTTTACCATTTACTATACAGAAAGGAATACAATGTGTGCTTCATGCAaatagtctctctctctctcctcctcctctttcgCTCAACCTTCATTCTCAGTTGCAATGAAATATCGTTGGGTCTGTAATGGACACTGACTCTAAAGAGAATGGAAATACAGGCATGAGTGGAATATAGATTAGAGAGTAAAGCATATCCTTCAGCGAGACCATGAAAAAGCTGTGACATCGGCTCTAGAGGGGCATTTAAAGAAAAGATTGGAAAAGAGAGGGAAGGGGCAGATGGAAGTGTCACCTTGAGGAGAAGCAGAAAGAGGGAGGGGGAGTCAACCAGCGCCAACACTTTTCTCTCTCGACACATAACACTGCGCCTTTCTTCCCAAAGAAAAAACATACACTGCATTAAGCCAGTGATGTCCTTTAAGGAATCATCTTCAAAACGGCTCTATCAGCAGCACGTGTGACTGTATCTAGTTAATTAtcataaacaaaaatgtcaaaaaatccCTCAGCTTGTAAAAAcgagtaaacaaacaaaagtgacattttcagTAATACATTTACAAAGAGCATTTTAGCAAGTTGCCAACAATATGTTACTGTAGGCTCTTGGTATTAAGATGCGTTTTGGATCAAAAGTAGACGAGGAAAACGCGTTCCTGTTTTGTCTCTTTTGTCCAGTTTTGACCACTTTCCTCATTTCTTTGATGGGACGGTCTATTGTTGGTTGTTTTCTGATCTTTCTACAATATTTTTGCGAAATAAGCCTACTTATGAACATGAAAGGAGACACTGGAAAATAATATGGAGAGCAGCAGTGTTTTTCTGCTCTAAGGTTGTGTGTCAACCAAAGCATTTTTTCTGAAGCTAGCATATTTTTTCAATTGTTTTCAATGGGTGTGCCGCGTTTTTTAAAGGCCAGGAGCGCTGACCTTTTCTTTTCTGG
Above is a window of Labeo rohita strain BAU-BD-2019 chromosome 23, IGBB_LRoh.1.0, whole genome shotgun sequence DNA encoding:
- the LOC127154952 gene encoding serine/threonine-protein kinase pim-3-like encodes the protein MADVYVFESQLDKSILESTVLQDSADPMPDLFVLEPQLDQFISKSMAMQDPANPQPDPIVLEPTALQDSADLSEDLQPGSSDPKRDPDASKMTPVEGRSGILPVGLQDPAVPQAGPSGLEPAAPKYPAASKHRRIGDGTSFRAACFTDPTPVPFDEIYEVGRKLGEGGFGAVYEGVYKLLREQVAIKFVPKRQRDRFIEIPGCSKPLFVEVALNLLLKRPPLSPYILHMLEWFEEKDRYILILERPQPCKDLLKFMLNDMQLLDEAKTRSLMCQVVMAAKHCLERGVFHRDIKLNNMLINTETNQVKLIDFGCGDLVKPGYLGGFAGGVCPPEYYRELRYEAGSTTVWSLGFMMYSMVYKRQPFRCLEDLMECNLKFRRTISTELQDLICRCMALDPTERPTVDEILQHEWFQQGQMTGEAQD